Sequence from the Catenuloplanes indicus genome:
GTGCGGTCCGTCGTGAACCTCGGCGCGGCCGGGCGCAACGCCGGCGCGGAACTGGCCGAGACCAGATATGTGGCGTTCGCGGACGACGACTCGTACTGGGAGGCCGGCGCGCTCGGCAAGGCCGCCGCGCTGCTGGACGCGCACCCGCGCGCGGCGCTGCTCACCGGCCAGGTGCTGGTCGGGGCGGACGGCCGTAGCGATCCGATCTCCGCCGCGATGGAGGCGGCGCCGCTCGGCACGCCCACCGACCTGCCCGGCCCCGCGGTCCTCGGTTTCCTGGCGTGTGCGGCGGTGGTCCGGCGGGATGCGTTCCTCGCCGCCGGCGGTTTCAACCCCACGCTGCACGTGTACGGCGAGGAGGCGCTGCTCGCCATGGACCTCGCGGCGGCGGGCTGGGGGCTGGCCTACGTACCGGCGCTGACGGTCCGGCACCTGCCGCTCCCCGCCGGTCGGGACGTCGAGGGCCGGCGACGTCGCCAGGCCCGCAACGACCTGCTCACCTCGTGGCTGCGCCGCCCGCTGCCGATCGCGGCCACGGCCGCCCGGTCGGCCTGGCGGACCGGCGGCGCCACACGGGCCGGCTTGGCCGACGCGGCGCGGCTGCTGCCCTGGGTGCTCCGGCACCGCCGGGCGCTGCCGAAGCACGTCGAGGCCGCGGTCCGTACGCTCACGGCGACGCCGGAACCCGGGAGGGCGTGAGCCGCCGGGCGTGAACGCCGGGCGCGGCCTGGCCGGGCACGAGCCGCCGGGATCGAGCCCGGCTGACGCACTCGGACCAGCCACGGACATCACCGGTCCCGGGTCAATGCATGCAGATCAGCGCGACCGT
This genomic interval carries:
- a CDS encoding glycosyltransferase family 2 protein, which translates into the protein MTVVVASRNRREQLLRYLPRHEAPVILVDNASEDGTADAVSEALPHVHVVRSVVNLGAAGRNAGAELAETRYVAFADDDSYWEAGALGKAAALLDAHPRAALLTGQVLVGADGRSDPISAAMEAAPLGTPTDLPGPAVLGFLACAAVVRRDAFLAAGGFNPTLHVYGEEALLAMDLAAAGWGLAYVPALTVRHLPLPAGRDVEGRRRRQARNDLLTSWLRRPLPIAATAARSAWRTGGATRAGLADAARLLPWVLRHRRALPKHVEAAVRTLTATPEPGRA